A DNA window from Massilia putida contains the following coding sequences:
- a CDS encoding histidine kinase famiy protein: MVMGPDKENALKNGMEEQGGGQSFGVPAAGEIEGNAYEPMGNPGVNHWQATYIKRDGLDDRGNIFFAAVEMTRMPMTITDPRQPDNPIVFCNGAFLDLTHYKQEDVIGRNCRFLQGPQTDRRTVDEVRKAVAEQRAVAVDILNYKADGSPFWNALFIGPIFDQDGQLLYFFASQMDISERRLSQESHLQAQKMEAIGQLTAGMAHDFNNLLQVINGNLEVALIGLDKPDMARGALERAQRAAMRAGRLTQQLLTFARKQRLEPRPVNINNLVVEFSEMLVRTLGNKIDLRLDLRPGLPLCHLDPTHLEMALLNVLINARDALPEGGEVTVATAVVRDEDRIKAHNLDPGTYVDLCVIDHGIGMPPEVLRRATEPFFTTKGPGTGLGLAMVHGFVQQSHGRLEIDSTPDKGTTVRMIFPVADHGAESGADGQDDAAAPDAHDAAGSKPSVLVVEDNDDVRELAESVLGMAGYAVLSAASGEQALTLLRQGARVDLLFTDVIMPGGMNGLQLVDEVRRLRPRLPVLVTTGYMDELPRQGQGQRLNILAKPYKHGDLLARVEAALGRDV; the protein is encoded by the coding sequence ATGGTGATGGGACCGGACAAGGAAAACGCCCTCAAGAACGGCATGGAGGAGCAAGGCGGCGGCCAGAGCTTCGGCGTGCCCGCGGCCGGCGAGATCGAGGGGAATGCCTACGAGCCGATGGGCAATCCCGGCGTCAACCACTGGCAGGCCACGTACATCAAGCGCGACGGACTGGACGATCGCGGCAACATCTTCTTCGCCGCCGTCGAGATGACGCGCATGCCGATGACCATCACCGATCCGCGCCAGCCGGACAACCCGATCGTGTTCTGCAACGGCGCCTTCCTCGACCTCACGCATTACAAGCAGGAAGACGTCATCGGCCGCAATTGCCGCTTCCTGCAGGGCCCGCAGACGGACCGCCGCACGGTGGACGAGGTGCGCAAGGCCGTCGCGGAGCAGCGCGCCGTCGCCGTCGATATCCTGAACTACAAGGCCGACGGCTCGCCGTTCTGGAACGCCCTGTTCATCGGTCCCATCTTCGACCAGGACGGCCAGCTGCTGTACTTCTTCGCATCGCAGATGGACATCTCGGAACGCCGCCTGAGCCAGGAATCCCATCTGCAGGCACAGAAGATGGAAGCGATCGGCCAGCTGACGGCCGGCATGGCGCACGACTTCAACAACCTGCTGCAGGTCATCAACGGCAATCTGGAAGTCGCCCTGATCGGCCTGGACAAGCCGGACATGGCGCGCGGCGCGCTGGAACGGGCGCAGCGCGCGGCCATGCGCGCGGGCAGACTCACCCAGCAGCTGCTGACGTTCGCGCGCAAGCAGCGGCTCGAGCCCAGGCCCGTCAACATCAACAACCTCGTCGTGGAGTTCTCCGAGATGTTGGTGCGCACGCTGGGCAACAAGATCGACCTGCGCCTCGACCTGCGTCCCGGCCTGCCGCTGTGCCATCTCGACCCGACGCACCTCGAGATGGCGCTCCTGAATGTGCTGATCAACGCGCGCGACGCGCTGCCGGAGGGCGGCGAGGTGACCGTCGCCACGGCGGTCGTGCGCGACGAGGACCGCATCAAGGCGCACAACCTCGACCCCGGCACCTACGTCGACCTGTGCGTGATCGATCACGGCATCGGCATGCCGCCCGAAGTCCTGCGCCGCGCGACCGAGCCCTTCTTCACGACCAAGGGGCCGGGCACGGGCCTCGGGCTGGCGATGGTGCACGGCTTCGTGCAGCAGTCGCACGGCCGCCTGGAAATCGACAGCACGCCGGACAAAGGCACGACGGTGCGCATGATCTTCCCGGTGGCCGACCACGGGGCCGAATCCGGCGCCGACGGCCAGGATGACGCCGCCGCGCCGGACGCCCACGACGCGGCCGGCAGCAAGCCCAGCGTCCTCGTCGTCGAGGACAACGACGATGTGCGCGAACTGGCCGAGAGCGTGCTGGGCATGGCCGGCTACGCGGTCTTGTCGGCTGCCAGCGGCGAACAGGCGCTGACCCTGCTGCGGCAAGGCGCGCGGGTCGATCTGCTGTTCACGGACGTGATCATGCCGGGCGGGATGAACGGCCTGCAGCTCGTCGACGAAGTCCGCCGCCTGCGCCCGCGGCTGCCGGTGCTCGTCACGACGGGGTATATGGATGAATTGCCGCGCCAGGGCCAGGGGCAGCGGTTGAATATCCTCGCCAAGCCGTACAAGCATGGCGACCTGCTGGCGCGGGTGGAGGCGGCGCTGGGGCGGGACGTATAA